The nucleotide sequence AAATCCACGTGGCACATTACTGTTGGtaaataaaaaactatttttgGAAATACAAAACCCACCGAGAAATTGGACAAaacatttataaattaaaagtctcataaaaaaattacaacaaaagtgaaaagcaaaagaaataaaaaggaggaggaaaggAAGGAGAGGGACTGGCACTTTTCAGAGAGCTTCATTTCTGAGTTGAAGGGATAAGCAGAGCAGCAGCCAACAAACAGGCAAGCGACCTTCCCGCGAGCGCACCGAGACACTCGTACAACCGCCCGCAGGGAAGTCATACACCAAACGGCGCGATGGTTTCGACTCACGACCACTCGAAGCCACTCTTACTCGACTCGGACCGAGACCTTACTGAGGCGGCCTACGACGAGGCTGATAAGGTCCACGTGGTGGGGATCAACGAGGCCGGAGACGACGACTGCCAAACGCCGCCGTTTTCATGGAAGAAGCTGTGGCTGTTTACCGGACCCGGGTTCCTGATGAGTATTGCGTTTCTGGACCCGGGAAATTTGGAGGGTGATCTTCAGGCGGGGGCGATAGCTGGGAACTCGCTACTGTGGCTGCTGATGTGGGCGACGGCGATGGGGCTGTTGGTGCAGCTGCTGTCGGCTCGGCTCGGGGTGGCGACTGGGCGACACTTGGCGGAGCTGTGTAGGGAGGAGTACCCGACGTGGGCGAGGATGGTGCTGTGGGTGATGGCGGAGCTGGCGCTGATTGGGGCGGATATACAGGAGGTGATCGGGAGTGCGATTGCTATTAAGATTTTGAGTAATGGGGCTTTGCCGCTCTGGTCTGGAGTCGTCATAACAGCTTTGGATTGGTAAACTTTTGGAATTTAccctttttgtgtttttggatcGTTTTCGTTGAATCTTTCTGCGTTTTTGAAATTGAGTTtgattttttatcaattttcagaaaattcGTAAAGACTTTGCTGGATtattaaaccaaatttgtaaaaCAAATCACGTGATAGtggatgattaaattattatttaaaaactgaTTACGTGCTTATTTGCTATTaatgacatatcatttaatttgtaaatttggtttaaaaatctgttcttcctagcattatcctataTTTTTTGAAGTTCTTAGTCTGTCTGTTGACTCTTTTTGGCTGCCTGGGAAATTTATGTATTTGTTACTGACaaatgtttttggttttgaggTTCAAAAGGTTAAAATTTCTGATGATCCGAGCCTGAAGTTTCTTGCTTTTCCTACATTGTATTTGAACTGAACCGAAACTTCAAGGTTAACTTGCAGCTATTATAGGTGTTAACTTCAaactgttttattttgttgCCATGTTAAGTTTCATCTTCCTGTTTCTCGAGAACTATGGAGTGAGGAAGCTGGAAGCAGTTTTCGCGGTTCTAATTGCAACAATGGCGCTGTCATTTGCGTGGATGTTCGGTGAAGCAAAGCCTAGCGGCACTGAGCTTCTGATTGGTATTCGACTTACTCCGAGTTTATACGTTTTAAACAGTTTCCGTGGTTTGAGGCCACAAAATTTCGAACAAACATACTGCAATGTTCCTCTGCGTATAATTAACTGTCATTTGTTTTCCTCTTTCTAGGTATAATTGTCCCGAAACTTAGCTCCCGAACAATAAAGCAGGCTGTTGGAGTTGTGGGTTGCATAATTATGCCTCACAATGTATTTTTGCACTCAGCTCTAGTACAGTCAAGGGAGGTTGATCACAGCAAGAAAGGACGAGTTCAAGAAGCTCTGAATTACTACTCCATAGAGTCAACCGTCGCTCTTGTCATCTCCTTCGTCATCAACCTATTTGTTACCACCGTGTTTGCCAAGGGGTTTTATGGTACGCAAATAGCAGATAGGATAGGCCTTGTAAATGCGGGGCAGTATCTCCAAGAAAAGTATGGGGGCGGGTTGTTCCCGATTTTGTACATTTGGGGTATCGGGTTATTGGCAGCTGGCCAGAGTAGTACTATTACAGGTACCTATGCCGGGCAGTTTATAATGGGAGGTTTCTTAGACTTGAGATTGAAAAAATGGATGAGGGCATTGATTACACGAAGCTGTGCAATTATCCCAACTATAATAGTCGCTCTTGTATTTGATACCTCGGAGGACACATTGGATGTTCTGAATGAGTGGCTTAATGTATTACAGTCAATTCAGATCCCTTTTGCACTTATTCCCCTGCTTTTCTTGGTGTCAAACGAGCAACTCATGGGGTCTTTTAAAGTTGGTACTGTTCTCAAGGTATGTTGTTATTTCATTTCTTCTGCAGTAAGGCCATAAGGTCAATAATGGCATTTGCATTTCAACTTTCTGTATTGATGCAAATGAATCAAATTAGAAAGTGTGTGAGCAGAGCACACATGCCATCAGTTACGTAGTCGGGTTAATCATGTCATATGTTGGTGTTGTCGCAATTGCtttattttgcttttacttttcccttttatttctgaTGAGATTATTGTTTTGTGATTTGGTACAACTTATGTATTATCATGTCATAGATTACAGCTACGTCTCTATAGGTGGACCAAGTTTTAGAGCTAGGTTTCTCTTATGAACTAGTAAACCGCAATAATGAGTTCACTGCTCCTATGATGTGCCATATACTTGTACACAGAATAGGACAATATGGTGACTGTCCATGTAGTCTAATTGTAAGATAATTCCTGGCTATTTGCTGCAGATTTGATCATAGAATAGCATTTTAGAGGACTAATTTAGTGGTTGTGCTAGCATTCGAGCTTTTCATCAAGTGTTCTCGAATGCCTGGTCGAATGTTGTTCTTTTCATCCTTTTTACCTTTGCTTAGGGGGTTGAGAAAAGAAATTGTCTCCATGAATTGAATTCATTGTCTCCATATGAATTGAATGTTGATAAGTTAATCACCGTACGATGTGTTCAAGCTGTTCTTCCCTTATCTTTGCCTTTCTTTATTATATTGTGTATGCGTTAGAATGCtcatatctttttttattttctgtgaAGATGGTTGCATGGCTTGTGGCAGCCCTGGTGATGGTAATCAATGGATACCTTCTGTTCGACTTCTTCGCCTCTGAAGTAACTGGTTGGTTGTTTAGTGTCGGAGTGTCTGCTTTTACCTCAGGGTATGTAGCATTTATAGTTTACCTTGTTTTGCGGGGGATCAACTTTTCAAGCTGTTGCGGATCAAAGAGATCGATGATACAGTGAGCTAAGTAATCACCAATGTTGACTGAAATTGCAAGAGAATCATGCTGTAATTGTAATCGCCGCATCCTCAATGGTTGTCGGACTGCATATACTTGTAGTAGCATAGTTCTGTGGCTGCAACGTTGTATTAAGTTAACTTGGAACGATATTGGAATTAGCCATGTAATAATACTATGCACTTCATTGGTTTTCTCCTTATTTCAAGCCATAGTTAAGGACATGATGAGTTTGAGATTGCATTTGGAAAGGTAATAGCGTTTTCAGATAATCAAAAGCATTTCCGCCTCCATTTGGTGGAGAAATTTAAAATTGCTTTTGAATTATAAAAGCAATCCTTGTTTGTTACCTTCGATGAAGGATTGATGAAATATACTAGAAACAAAAGGGACCTCAACCGGAGGCGAGTCCACCATCTCTGTCAATTTACCTGCCTTGTATGGATCAACATTGAAAGGCAGCAACAGTCATCATTCCTTGAGAATTTCAGAAGCTTCAAAACTGGAAAGA is from Pyrus communis chromosome 10, drPyrComm1.1, whole genome shotgun sequence and encodes:
- the LOC137747289 gene encoding metal transporter Nramp3.2-like, producing MVSTHDHSKPLLLDSDRDLTEAAYDEADKVHVVGINEAGDDDCQTPPFSWKKLWLFTGPGFLMSIAFLDPGNLEGDLQAGAIAGNSLLWLLMWATAMGLLVQLLSARLGVATGRHLAELCREEYPTWARMVLWVMAELALIGADIQEVIGSAIAIKILSNGALPLWSGVVITALDCFIFLFLENYGVRKLEAVFAVLIATMALSFAWMFGEAKPSGTELLIGIIVPKLSSRTIKQAVGVVGCIIMPHNVFLHSALVQSREVDHSKKGRVQEALNYYSIESTVALVISFVINLFVTTVFAKGFYGTQIADRIGLVNAGQYLQEKYGGGLFPILYIWGIGLLAAGQSSTITGTYAGQFIMGGFLDLRLKKWMRALITRSCAIIPTIIVALVFDTSEDTLDVLNEWLNVLQSIQIPFALIPLLFLVSNEQLMGSFKVGTVLKMVAWLVAALVMVINGYLLFDFFASEVTGWLFSVGVSAFTSGYVAFIVYLVLRGINFSSCCGSKRSMIQ